The Fusarium falciforme chromosome 12, complete sequence DNA window CAAGTATCGATGCCGCCGTTTCTTGACTGGCAACCAAAATTGTGTTCCATTATTGTAACACTTGTGCTCAGGTTCAATGTCCATGAAACCACTACAACCATTTGGGCACATTAAGGTTATATCCTGTCTATCCCATTACTCTTACTTATCTCTCCACCCACGTATCAATGATCCTAGATATCCCCGTTCCGCCGTGTCATGACATAAGTTGGTGTGCCTAGGGAGGAGCACTAACGTGGTGCTCAGGTGAGTATGACTATCGTCATAAGAGCGCTGATCGGAAGTAACCTTCCAATTTGTGTTTGATCATGGATTCTAAGTCGTACCTACAGCCCAATGACTCGCCATTTTCTCCTCGGGAATATGGAAAGCCTAGCAGGCCTTGGCTTTTTCGTCTTCCCAGTCCTACAAGCAATATTAGATTCAAATCCTAGATATCTGTACCTTTGAAATTGCTTGAATCGATGTGACAGTCGGAGAAAAGGATATCTACTTCTAGAATTGCGACTGGTCTATTCACGCACGAGCCCTTTTCGATTGTCAAAAGACCTGGCCATCCTAATGAATAGTTATGTGCCATACGAAGTCCATGCGTTCCTTGGCTAGATCGATTACGATTTTTTAACTGGGTGAGGCTTTTGTCAATTCAATCTCAAACCCTATGTTCTGTGGTAGCTACTATGAGCAGAGAGATTCTATACAAGACTATTTGGACCGGCGGAGTTGCCcgatcaagggccgggcttcaactataacgaAGAACAcaatatcaacacatcaGAACATAATATCTCAATGCCAATACAGTGATATACAAGACTCACAAATTACTATAGTatcgagaaaaaaaaggccagTGTCAGGTGGTATGGACGGTTTGATATCTTAGATGCCAAGGCGGACCGGACCATCTTTTTAAGCGACTCACTTGGCACCGATATTGGATAGAATTGTCCAGGTCCCTTGACAAATTCGTCATATTCTGTCTGATGAGGTTTGAGCtgcttatttttattctagAAGGAGAATGATACACGTGAAAAACTTCTCCTTGGATGACAATCTCCTCACTTGAAACTTCATAGGCAGTCAATCATATGTGATCGGCATTTTCCCAACCTCGGCCCTCCACAATTCCCCGAACTTGCTAGCGGCAGCTGCTCGCTAGGAGAGTTTCGCTTCGCTGATTCGTAGGCCCCAAGATGGCGATCGGCAGCTGTGATTGTGATTGCTCGGCACTCACTTCCCCCTCTAGCAAAATGTCAACGACATGGTTGTTTCATGCGCTAACGGAAGATTATGACGACGCATATCCTCCACAACCCCTTAAGCACGGATAACGCTGAGCTTGCATTAAAGCACGACGTTGCTGCTGCCCATAGAAATCGTTTCAGTCAAGCTTCTGTGTTTGTCACTGCACTCTTCCTGTCACTCTCTTAGGACATTTTCGGAGACATTGTTTCTCCAGCCACTCATTACTTTGCTTTTTCATAAACCAACATGCGCTTTTCTAATCTTTTTCCTGTCCTAGGAGGCCTCGTGGCTTTCGCACAGGCCTCCCCGCACCTTTTGGGCGGTCTCGGTGTTCCTCAAATCAGCAAGCCTAGCCACATTGCTCCGTCGGTTTGCAGCTTGGCCAACAGCTGGGAGGACCATATTCTATTCAAGGGGTATGTTTTGAGATGCCCTTCCTGGATAAACCATAGTCATTAACTGTTTTATGTAGTATCGCTGCTcccgagaccgagacctcTCCTGCCCTCAACCTTGGCCTTCATCTTCCCAAGGCCCAAATCTCTGGAGATGTTGAACTGGAGCTCGTCAAGGGTTTCCTTGAGGAACCGCGAGTCCGTgttggccttggtggtgTGAAGGCTTACATCGAGATCGACATCTCTGCCTCGGCTGCTGTCCATGAGGCTATCGAGTTGTTTGCTTCCCctgcccttgagcttgagattCCTGGGCTCCTGGAGGTTGAGGCTGGTGCGGCTAtcgcccttgaccttgttatCGGAGTTGACGCAGCAGTCGATCTTTCGACTGGTGTCTATATCTCATTCGCTGAGGGTGCCTTTGTCGAGATCTCTCTTCTTACCAAGGACATTGTTGAACTCTCTCTCGACGGACTTGTTGCCAAGGCTCTTCCTCTTGGTATTGGCGCTGACGTTGATTTGTCTGCCGAGGTTGCGCTCCAGCTTGGTCTTCGCCTACGCACTGAGATCGACCTTGAGGCAGAGCTCGAGATTCCCGCTCTGGAGATCGAGGCTGGTGCCAAGATTGCTATTTGGGTCAGCCTCTTCGACTACACTGCAGTCTTGATTGGCACTGATAGCTGTGCTGTCTCTGTTGCCGAGGCCATCGCTCtcacccttggccttgaggtcgAGCTGAATGTTGAGATTGGCGATATCCTTGACCTTAGCTTGGCCCCTAGCTTGACCATCACTCTTGCCACTGCTGCTAAGGCTGAGAACTGCCTGCCAGACCGTGGTCAGCCTGGCATCTTCCTTGAGAGTCATCAAGACACCGATTCGAGCACTGCAACGGCCACCTCGTCTTTTGAGAGCCCTTCTGGCAGCTCTTCAGGTGGCTCTTCTGATGGCTTTTCTAACGGTTCTTCCAACGGCTCCTCCAACGACTCCTCCAACGACTCTTCTGACGGCTCCTCTGACGGCTCCTCCGGTAGCTCTTCTGTTACCGAAACATCGGACACCTTTGCCCACTTTACCAGCACTCCCACCGCAGGCCATGGCAACGTCACTGCTCCTCGCCCTACCGGGGACGTTACAAGCACAGTCCATTCGACCCATGtctacaccatcaccagctgCGCTGCCTCGGTCGTGAACTGCCCGGCACGATATACTCAGAAGGTTGTCACCTCGACTGTTGTTTCAACCACCTACGTCTGCCCTGCCACCCAGAGTGGTGCTGTTCCCGCTACCACCTCGGCCTCCCCGTCAAAGTCGACTCCCGTGCCTGTGTCTACCATCACCGAAACCCTGACGACGATTGTTCCTTGCAAGGAGCGCACCACCAGCACTTTCCATCCTCCTACCAACTCACCACCTGCTCCTACGGTCACAATCGTTGACCGTACCACCGTCTGCCCCGAAACCTCCAAGACACATCCAAGCACTGTGATCTCGCAGCCCACTTCTGGCTTCCAGGTTGTCACTACGGCTGTTCCTACGAGCAAGACTCCCGGGGTGCCCAGCTCAGCTGTTCCTAGCTCCGGAAAGGTGGTGTCTGAAGTCCCATCTTACTACGAACCCGTCCCTGTTCCTGAAAAGACAGCCCCTTTCCCGTCCTACAACGGAACTGTCACGACGAGCAAGCCATCTTCAGGAGTTGTAGTCCCCACTGGTTCTTGGACCACACCTGTTGCTGTCCCAACTCCGTTGAGCACACACATCGTTGTGACAACTCCTACTAGCGTGCCAATTCCCCCTCAACCTACCACTCCGGTTGTAAGCAGCGGAAATATGGTGCATGTTGGTTTGGCATTTGCCCTTCCCGTTATCGCTGCTCTCATTCTGTAAAGGGAAGGCCAATCATGCCTCGTATCAATCACGAATGGATTGTGGGTAGCTTGATTGATTGGCAACAAAGAGCCCCTTTGTAGTAATAAAGCCAGCGAGGTCTATGGATTGGCATCTCGCAAGGAGTGCAAGGGATTGCAATCTTCCAGCAATTACGATTATATCTATCTACTCGAGCGCCCTTGGATCCGTGATCTGCCCTTGTTTTGCCAGGTTGTACATCTGCAGTCGTTATTTCGTTGTTTGAATATATCCCCCTTTTTACTCTAGTTAATATTGTGTTTCCTCGCAACACAGACCACGAGCCTGGGGCAATCACACGGGTTTAATTATTCATAGACAGGAAACTAATTATGTAGTTTGCCGACATATCCATGGTATGATCTGATCCGCTGGTGGCTCACTGGATGACTGGTACACCCTCTTTGAGCTTTACGCATAACAAAGTTTCCACATGTGATCTATTACAAATCCAACAAGCTAGATCCCGCTCTCTGGCCGAAAAATCCAGGAAGGTCGTGGGAAGATGGATGGTAAATACGGCAACCCATTACAAATCTCGGAGACTTCTCGGCGATTTCGTCTTACACGGTGCCAAgcattatataaagaaaggcAGAGCTGCTTACAGTGTGAACGAGCTCCTGCAGACTCGCAAGCCGTTATCTTATGTCACTTGGATCACTGGAGTCAAAAGAATCAGTTCAGCCATGTCCCCCAATACTCCCCCGACCTATCTCATCACGGCGGCCTCTGGTCACATCGGCCAACGACTTGTTCCTCTCCTCCTGTCCCAGGCAGCAAGACCAACTCTCATTCTTCCTACAAAAAAGCCTGACAGACTCAAGTCGCGACTCAGTTCCCATGGAGATGATGCTCGGGTCAGAGTTGTCCATGGAAACGTCCAAGATCCGGTCTTCCTCGAGGAGACCTTGAAGGCGCATGGTGTCACAGCCACGTTTGTCTGCTTGACCGGCGAGAATGAGTTGATGGTCACGCTCAACCTTTTTGATGCAATGAAACGTGCTGAGACAGTAAAGCATCTCGTTTACCTGTCTGCATGTGGTGATTTTGGTCTTGACGCAATTCAAGCTGGCCACCTCCGAGACGTGGCTTCAGGCCATGTATTGGTCAAACACATCATCGAAGCCAAGTTGCGTTACGGGGTGACAGAGCGAAGCCAGCCGGGAGGGTTTAGCTGGACCATCATTGGaccttctctcttcttcgacAATGACTTGCGCAGCAAGGAGAGCATACTCAAACAGGGATTCTTTGACGAGCCACTTGGGAGCAAAGGCGTTAGTCGAGTGGACCCTGCGGACATCGCATTAGCAACAGCGAACGCATTGCAAGATGATGGACATGTCTGGGCTGGAAAGAAGATCATGATTGGAAGTTTGGAAACATACACCAGCACTGACACGGCAAGACTGTGGTCAAAAGCCCTCGGAACAGAAATCACGGCTGCAAAGAGTGATGAAGAAGGCCTAGTAGAGTTTGAGAAGCTCTTCCGAGCGAGGGTCAATTCCATTTGGGCCAGAGACATGAGACTCATGTATGATTATTTTGAACAGAATGGTTTTGGAATGACTGAGACAGAACATCAGGAGCAGGTTAAATTATTGGGAAGGAGTCCTGCGAGCTATGAGGAGTTTATCAACAAGACTGCCAAAAAATGGAAGATGGATGTCCCCGAATAGAATGGTATGAAGAAGATAGTTTATGTCAATCTTTCTAATCACAGTCTGAGGTATTATTATCGCCTGTGCTGGTGTGACTGAACTGGACGTAGATAATTTAGTTAACGCGCATAGATCATATCtcattaatcttattttcgTTCCCCTTTGTTATACTCAAGCGCAGCCCTTGCCTCTGAAGATTAAGACTGATGGATCTACGCTCTCCAAGTAACCCTTCTCGATCAGAGCCATGATGTTGCCTACCTCACCTGTGAAGAACTGGGCTCCAAGTCCCGGCTGGCCGAACCAAGGTGCGATAGGGCCTCCCACAACAGGAAGAGGCTTGAGCACTCGGTAGACGTGGTAGTTGTATGGGAAGTTGGGGGATGAAGGGTTTGTGGCCAGGttggagggagggagagcaCGCTGAGAGTAaggggcagcagcagcagagatgAATGATCCTGGGGGATGGTTAGCCTATTCGCATCTGTTTGATACGAGAGAAGCACGTACCATATTCGCTTCCGAAGCGATCCACGAGAGCGCCCTTTTGCAATTCCATGGTACCGTTAATGGCGTTGCCGTTCTGGTCAAGCTGGAAGCCGTTCTGAGGAGGATAGATGAAGTTGCCCTTGTCGTCGGTCCACTTGTCGAGGAATTGACCCGGAGTGAGTCCTCCAAAGCGGTCATAGTTCTCTACAAGGTTGTCGAGAGGAAGCTTCTTGGGTAGGACCTTGGGTCCAAGGCGGGAGTCACGGCAGATGAACTCCTTGGCCGAGGGACCTCCATTCTTTGTGCCGGTACAGTCGCAGCCGACTGCCTTGCGCTCATCGAGAGGGGCTGGCAGGGCTGAGGCGGTAGAAAGCCACAGGAGGcttgagaggaagaaggagacGCGCATCTTGACACTAGGTTATCCCTGCTCGGATGGAGAACGTGAAGGCAAAGGtgattgatgatgaagagataTGTTCAAAGCGGGACGTCAACACGAATGCCTTTTATACTTCTCAGTTCTCTCCCCCTACCCTCTCagtctctcctcctcaactgAACGATCTGCGTGTCTCACCGGTTTTGCACTTGGATGCCCAAAGTGAGCACAGAGCCTGCCGTGTCTTACAGTCCCGCCCGCTTATGCAGGGATCCAGCGGGTTTGATGCAGGAATGCCAGCAAATGAAGAGCTGGGGCACTGAGGCTACTGCACAGCGCCCAGTAATCGCCGATAATAATCCCTCACTGGCTACTACCAAGTAATCGGCGACGATAATCCCTCAGGCGAGCGCCGTCAACGGGCAGGCCTCAAAGTTGGGATGGCAGCTGGGCTGCTTTGTGGGCGTCTCAGCTACAGCTCAGCTCAAGCGGGAATTATTCACGCACCAACGACAAGTCTCTAATTCGAATTAGAGTGCTGAGAAACAAGGTGAGCCGTCACTATTTTCTTGTCTTGGTGCCCCATCTTGTCGGGATCCCTTCATTCTCCCCGCAGCGCAACCATGGCGACCTGAAAACCCCTGTTTGTGGCTGGCTGACAGTGCTTGGCACCATAACACTATGGGACGAGCTGAGGCCTTGCATAAACGCATCTAGAAGCAGGTATTTTGCTGCTGAGAGTGAACGCAAATCGTCGCACAGCTGTTGGCTTAATGATTGATGCACTGCACCAGTCTTGAATCAGGGCTAGTTCTCCGACGTTGTACAACGACGTACGGAGTTCTTTTCTTTCACCGGAGACATTATTTGACCCCGACATGGACCTTTGCTGCACCTGTCTCGCTTGTTTGTGTGTTGTCCATAGCAACGCGAGGACAGGGCGATGTTATTATTGCCCACTACTGCATGCACAACACGCCTGATCTACAATTTATATGGTGGGTAAACGACATCCAAGGAGTCCTTGTGGACCTACAGATGGAAATAATTCCACAATGGGGCTTCACCGCCAACAAGAGATATTGTTCTTCGATGCCCCCTCGACCTCAAAGAAGAATTTTATCATTGCCCAAGAGAATAGCGATAGAAACCATGGTTGAGCATCATAGTCGTTAGGGTTGGCTTAGCGCCGCGATGTCGTGTGGTCAGTCGATAACTACCTCACCGTCGATTCCATCGATCGGGGAGAGGGCACGACTTTGACCTGGAATGGGTATCTCTGGCGTTGAGAGTAGACATCTAGTGTAACAACTTTGCTTGAAGCCATGCAAACGAATTGCATGTGACACTTGAACAAATGTGCGACAGTCACCACGAGCCAGAAATTTGCTGACTTGTAGGACGAGATGTTGGCCTTATTTGAGATTATTTATACGAGTGACGACGGTCGCAAAGTCGCACATGAGCAAGAGTAACATGCTGTTCCATTTGAAGAATATAGACATGTATATGCTATGGAAGGACACACCTTAGATAAAGGAATCGGAACCATAGGTAGGTAGGAATTCATTGCCAAATGATTGCAAATGATGCCCCTCATCTCTTCCAATATCCCTCTCACGCTCATAACCAGCCTACACGAGCTCTCTGTGCTGAGTCTGGGTAGGGTTACCCTCCTGCTTAGAGCTCTCGGTTTGGTCCCCAAAGTGAATCTGCTTCTCGACGGCAGCGACTGTCTTCTCGTTgaactcgtcgtcctcaaAGACTGTGATGGCAATACGTAAGTGTTCTGACATATACAAAAGCAAAGACGAGGCTTACGGAAAGTGAGCTCCTCCAGAGTTCGGCCGCTCGTCTCCGGGTATAGCATGAAGACGATGCAAAACTCAAAGAAGATCCAGCCACAATAAATGGCAAGATAACGCCACTTGATGGCATTGAGTGCAATCGAGTTGACGTTTGTGGAGAAGAATCCTGCGAGCTTGCCAAAGATTTGCTGAACCCCGATACCACGGCTTCGTTGGGCATAGGGCCAGAGTTCGACGAGGTAGGCTAGGATGTGGTTAGATGGGCCATATAGTACTGGATTCTTGAACTTACTGTATGTGAGAGCGTTGTTTCCGATGTTGTAGGTTGGGGAGTAGGCAAAGTAGAAGAACAGGGCGGCAATGCCGGCGGCACGGTTCTTTACGTCGGCTGCCTGTGCAGCCTGTAGCCTCTCAAGGGAGACGGTGATGGCAATGAAGGTAACGAGCATTAGACAAGCTGAGAGCATGTACATGTGTCGGCGCTTGAAGCGGGTGACTACAAGGGCAATGATTGTCGCGTTAATCAACCCCCAGCAGGCGTAGGCAAGATTGATCCGGGTCTTGGCGTAGTTGCTGGTATATCCCATCATCTGGAAGAGAATGCCTGAGTAGTAGCTGATGAGAGTGTTGCCAGAAAGTTGGGTGAAGAGACCAATAAAGACCGTGACGAGCACTCGGCGGCGCATGCCGCTGGTCCGGAGGAGGTCAAGCCAGGACTGTTTGGAAACCTCCATCTCAGTCTTGATAGTCTCTCGAATCTGTACAATCTCGGCTTGGACGAGCTGCGAGTTGGCATCGCCCTCAGCGTGGTACTTGACCAGAATGGCGGCAGCCTCTTCACTTCTGTCGTTCGCGACGAGGAAACGGGGAGATTCCGGAAGTAGGCTAGGTTTCGCCCGTCAGTCTTGATCCATAGCGTGACGGGGTAGAATACATACAAGACGGTAACGATCTGAAGCAAAGATGGACAGATCTGGAGGAGAGATGGGACACGCCATGCCCAGTTACTAGGGATATTGGTGGTGCCAAGAGCAATGGCCGAAGCCGTGATCTGTCCGATAAAGTACGACGAGTTGAAGAGCGATGTCAGAATAGCACGCTCCTTGGGGTGGCCAAGCTCTCCGATCAAGGCAGCACCAGAGATGATGCAGAAGAGGATGCCAACTCCGAGGAGCATGCGTGCAATGATGTACATGGCAACTATAGTAGCTCGTTAGAATGAATGTCAATACCGAGTTCTTAAGACTTCATCTCACCGTGCTGTGCGAAACCTTGAAGGAGGGCTCCTACAACCATGATCAGAGAACCCAACATGATGGACCATCGTCGTCCGTAGCGGTGAGCGAACCAAGGCGCGAGTGGAACACCAAAGATAGAGCCAAGCTGATACGACGAGTTGACGAAACCGAGCAAGCCTGGCTCAATGGCAAAATCGCCATCTTCGTTCGTGCGCCCATTGCCAAAGTCTATTCCCAAGTTAGCACGAACTCGAAGCGTTTGCCATTCCACCGCTTGGATCTGATTGGCCAGGATTTCAACCAAATTATGGGTCCTCTTTTGTGGATAAATCTGGGATATTCCGACCCCTTTCCGTTGTCGAAGAACAAGGCTCTCCCAACCCCCTTTTCAACGCTCGCTACTATGAAACGCGCTCTGTTTAACAGATACTTACACTTGTGAAACGTAGGCGCAAACTGCAACGTGTTGATTAACTGGGAATCGAATCCTGAGGTCATCTCGACGCCCATGCAGCAGCAAAAGAGCCACACGTACATGAGGCGGAGGTTTGGTTTCTTGTACCATGGTGTCTTGTCCTCTTCGACGAGGCGGGTGACGATGGGGTCGGCCGCTGAACCTACGTTgaccatgatgacgatgatctgGAGGTTGTAAAAGGGTTGAGTAGAGGAAGTTGTCTCTCTAGGAGGTTTCACTGACTTGTAACTGGGTCTATATAGTCTGCACTTCTCAGCTGAAATCCCCGCGCGGTCCCCGTCCCGCCATCCCGTCAACAGGCTGTTTCACTCGCCAATACGAGGCCATTGGAAGGGTAACATCGTCTAGTCTGACGCATGGCGGCCGACCTGCCAGACGTCATGActccatctccttgcttGCGCGGGGACTTCCATTGGGTATTGAGCAGGGATCTAGACCAATTACGATTAGTCTCTTCCCATACTAAAATGAAGATAAGAGATTAACCTATCCttgtattatttttatagagTCCTGAATAGTGCTCTAATAGTGGGGATGAGTACGCTCTGGCAGTCCCCGCGCAAGCAAGGAGATATCGACCCCAGGACTAAAAGCCGGGGGTGGAATACGGCTAAATAGACCCAAACAGCTCATTTGTCGGGGAACCATGCGGAGGTGATGCGGGGGAGAATCTAACCAGGGATCTAGAAAGGATCTCCTCACTGCTTCTCGGCCAAATACACGGTTAAACGGGCCGGCTTATTTCAAGCGAGGACAAAATGGTGAGCcggggaagaaggaaaatAGCCCATTGGCCAGGCTATCATGCTTAAATACTGGGCATGTGGCAGCCTGCAAGATCCGAGCCAGTGGAATTGGATCGCGTCAAAAGAGGTGTTAAGTGCCGACGTGGGTGTCGTGAAACGTTGAATGGGGGTTTGGGGGTACCACGTTCCATATAGCCTGTTGGTAAATGGAAACAAGAGCAGCTTAGAGAGATATTATGAAGCTTGCGCTATCGCCAAGGTGATGTGTAGAGGGTGCTCGCGAGCGGATAATATGTGTAGAGTCTGTGCTGCTCGTATGACTCAGTCACACTCAGAGTTCTTGAACTGGAGGGTAAGGAGAACTCTGAAGGCTGAGAGTGAGTGAAGATTTCATGTTATACTAAGCAGCTTCAGCTGATGATCGTCAACAACAAAGAGCAAAGATCTAACATCCAGATCAACAACAGTTCAAATGAGCTTAGGCCTAGCCTCTTCAACTAACAACTGCAGTCCGTTATCTGGAGACTCCCTCTCCCGATCATGTCCAGGTCCCTTCTGCCACCCCAATAGTGCCAAGCTCTCTGATGCTTTCCACTGCATCAGCCTTCTTCCACGCCATTTCCTGGGGACCCAATCAATAACAAGATCAAAGAGGCTCATAGTAATGAGAAACGCCGAGACCATAATGACAACCACCACTCCAACAAAGCTGAGCGAAGTGTGGTCTGCAGAATGATACTTTACCCTACCACAGATATTCATCATCGGCGAATCAGCCCATAGGTTTATGGTGTCGGTGGGACGCAGACCGTTCGGCCCCTGGATGGTATTGAAGATGCCGAGCTGTAGTTTGGCCATTGCCACTGCGAACCAATACGTAACTTCCGTCTTCCACTGTTCCTTTTCGAGGTAGTACTGTTCTCCATTGTTCGTGTGTCTCGAGGCTCTCAGGGCTGACGAGCCGTCACGCCCGGCAATAACAGCCGGGATACTCGTGTCGGGGATAACATTATTGAGTAGAGATACCGCCGTGATGAGATCCCGTCCTATTTGAGCATCTGAGCTGGCTCTATCGTCAATGGCCTTCATATCCACTAAGGGTATCAGCCCCGACCATGGGAGACAGCGGTTGGTATGCTTGGCACACAGCTGAAATCGTTCGTCACACCCGATAATATTAAGGACCCTATCCATTCTATATCTCGGGGGTAACTTGGTGAGGTCAAGGCCCCGGAAGGTCCCATTGGGGTATTCGACCTCTGTATGAACAGACCATAGGGCATCGTCAGATTTGTTGGTGAATGTGATGCCTCGGCCGCTGAGCAAGATGATGCTCGGCCCGTGGGAGCCATCGCGTAGTTGGTCTTTAAAGTGCAAGGGAGCGGCTAAAGTTTCGGGCAGCGGATAGGGGAATGGGAAATGGTAGGCATCAAGCTTGTAGGCGGCGCTCCGGTTGTCGTGGCGTACGAGATGATCCATCATGGGAAAATCATCCGTGGGTGTTATGAAGCGGTATATGTCCATCTTTTCATCAGGCTTGAACCACGACAGGTTTGCCGATGTATAAGTTCCAACATAGAAAAGATCCTCATGGATGGGGGCACACACGCTGCGCCGTCGAAAATAGAGCTCGTGGGCAAGCCTGGTGTTGATGCCAAGGTGGGCGAGGCTGACATTGCCCGTGTCGGCGGCGAGAGCAAACTTGGTCCGACATCCATTGCTAGAGAACGGGCATTCGGCATTGTGAGAGACTGAGACATCAATAGCCTGACTCATCAATCTTTCGCAGTCAAAGATGCCTGATTTGACGTGGTTGAAGTAACAATTTTGGACATAGTTGTCAGCATCAAGCGTGGCGTTGAGTCCCAGCTCGTTGTACACCAGGTTGAAGTTCGAGCTGTTGAGGTCCGGCCCCCATTTGCCGCAGCTCGAGGTAGCCTCGGAGACGACAGTTCTACCGAGAACTATCTGGGAGGTGAGGATTGAGAGGACGACAAAAGTGGCCCAGTGGCCCAATGCTATCACGCCGAACAAGGTTCCCTTTCGCCTGTGTCGATTCCCGGCAGCCTCGGTTTCCTTGTTGACATATGTGTAGCTGAGAAGGCCTACTGCAGCTCCAGTAGCTGTCTCGGAATTGCGGAGGATGACTTGTTGTGGAAGTAGCTGATGATTGATACTGGCCTCGACATGCTGCTGTCTAGGGATGAAGGCCATGTACATGGCAAACCGGCTGATTCTCCAGCTGCGAACTCCAGTGATGGCGACAAGAGTAGCCAGGAAGGCCAAAAGTACAGCGGCATCCCTGTTGATGAGCGTCAAAGTCGCGGATGAGATGACATCTCTAGAATAGTCTATCCAGACTCCCAGCTTCGCAGGTGTTGAAGGGTTTCCGAGAATCATAGCAGGCGTATACCAAGATTGAGAAGAGTCTCTCCTCAGATTGGGGGTTGGGTGAAACAAAATCTCGTCCAGCACATCCCTTGAGTACCTTTTCTATTTCTCCTATATTCATGGCTGAATATGCCACTCACTGTCTTTCGAGGCCCATCCCTCATTTCGTGACTCACACACGTAATGCCAAGAAACAGCACAGTTAGTATCCAATTACGGAGTGGCAATACGCAAGATCCCCTCAATTTGCTGCTGTGGCTTAAGCCCTTCCAGCAAAGGCGCCATGATTCGGCACATGACTGTCAGCGGACCGTCCACAGAGGTCAGCTCCGGTTTGTTCAACGGTGGCTGTCAGAGCTTTAGTATGCGGCTTGCTTTTGCAATTCCGAGGAGGGGCTCCGCACTAGCAAGGGGTAATGCGATAAAGGTTGCGGCAAGGCGGAATAGACTTAAAACTTGACACCGACAAAATACGGGACAAGCCGAAGGCGGCATGCTTATCAGTCCGGTTTTGCCTTGGCTGAACTACCACTGGCTTCGGGCTGCATGTTTTATTCTGCATTGACCTCTCTTGGAGCAGGTGGCTTTTGGGTCCTAGGTCTGGAGCGGTCGATCTGCAGGTCTAGCCCATGGCACGCTGAAAGCCTGAAGGATACTTGACGCAAGTATGTTTCTTGGGTTTCTTGCTCGATGCCAGTAGGAAAAAGCGCTAGTATCACAGAAAACAAAAGGCGACTTCAAGAAAAGTCTGCTTGCTAATGATGCACTTGGGGATATGCTATGAGGTGTCAAAAGCATCGCGATGGTCACGACCTAACGTAGCATAGGTATATGAACCGGTAATGTCTTATCAAATATGCTTTCTAGATTCGATATGCTGTGTAAATGTTCAGGCCAGCCCCACGAGCTTCAGCGAATCCTCCCAAAGACGGCCTTCCCTCTCTGGGTCGTAGGTATGCTCGACATAGCCGGAGCTACCCGGAGGCTTCTCATCCTTAGATGGCTCTGCTTCTCTGCAGTCCTC harbors:
- a CDS encoding TNT domain-containing protein; this encodes MRVSFFLSSLLWLSTASALPAPLDERKAVGCDCTGTKNGGPSAKEFICRDSRLGPKVLPKKLPLDNLVENYDRFGGLTPGQFLDKWTDDKGNFIYPPQNGFQLDQNGNAINGTMELQKGALVDRFGSEYGSFISAAAAPYSQRALPPSNLATNPSSPNFPYNYHVYRVLKPLPVVGGPIAPWFGQPGLGAQFFTGEVGNIMALIEKGYLESVDPSVLIFRGKGCA
- a CDS encoding MFS domain-containing protein — encoded protein: MVNVGSAADPIVTRLVEEDKTPWYKKPNLRLMYVWLFCCCMGVEMTSGFDSQLINTLQFAPTFHKYFGNGRTNEDGDFAIEPGLLGFVNSSYQLGSIFGVPLAPWFAHRYGRRWSIMLGSLIMVVGALLQGFAQHVAMYIIARMLLGVGILFCIISGAALIGELGHPKERAILTSLFNSSYFIGQITASAIALGTTNIPSNWAWRVPSLLQICPSLLQIVTVFLLPESPRFLVANDRSEEAAAILVKYHAEGDANSQLVQAEIVQIRETIKTEMEVSKQSWLDLLRTSGMRRRVLVTVFIGLFTQLSGNTLISYYSGILFQMMGYTSNYAKTRINLAYACWGLINATIIALVVTRFKRRHMYMLSACLMLVTFIAITVSLERLQAAQAADVKNRAAGIAALFFYFAYSPTYNIGNNALTYTYLVELWPYAQRSRGIGVQQIFGKLAGFFSTNVNSIALNAIKWRYLAIYCGWIFFEFCIVFMLYPETSGRTLEELTFLFEDDEFNEKTVAAVEKQIHFGDQTESSKQEGNPTQTQHRELV